A genomic stretch from Larimichthys crocea isolate SSNF chromosome XXII, L_crocea_2.0, whole genome shotgun sequence includes:
- the kif4 gene encoding kinesin family member 4, translating to MTNEDAKVIPVRVALRCRPLVPKEINEGCQCCLTFVPGEPQVIVGTEKAFTYDYVFDPTAEQEEVFNTAVSSLLNGLFKGYHATVLAYGQTGSGKTFSMGGTYTSAQENDPSVGVIPRVIQRIFKERESRTDCEFSLAVSYLEIYNEDILDLLCASKDKPSLSIREDPKEGIKIVGLTEKQVFSAYEMVGCLELGNSARTVGSTAMNAASSRSHAIFTITLEQRRGTDKVDSVVSKLHLVDLAGSERQKKTKAEGDRLKEGISINRGLLSLGNVISALGDESKKNAFVPYRDSKLTRLLQDSLGGNSHTLMIACISPADSNMEETINTLRYADRARKIKNKPVVNVDPRAAEMSRLKQQVQELQVMLLHARGGVAPVLSGPESAENVTKLLERIRSLQDENNKLSRELSEAAGQTAFMFEKIIMTEQANEKLQSKLEQLRHHAACTVDLEKILETLEDQELKENVEVMKNLQDVILELKNESAGIAASIEAMAAGDDGPETSGNGSTNAADDSPSDVTGLAGKESPEAFTAHHALRQAQLSKELIELNKVLSLKEAFVRKMCQNDTQLEPMQSEDKKNFQTLQSAVDSLQKEKEDLVLALQSAKKDTNQAKLSEQRRKRLQELEGQLVDMKKKLLEQSKLLKLKESSVQKVSKLMQEIQAMKTQRTQLMRQMREDSDKFRQWKSKKDREVLQLKEKDRKRQYELLKLERDFQKQASVLRRKTEEAAAANKRLKDALQKRSEVAEKRKDAQKKGMDGAAARMKTWFLNEVEVMVSTEEARRHLNDLLEDRKVLAQEINHLKQQMEAGERPAAKIRRRTLIISELETQGALETPLTKQVENLETEMGLRNAQIADLQQKVLVADGESRLKQRVDGITSIVEAKYGLKVLMSELVSAKTASAKLESELNQEKVNSQDLRKMLVDERNVMLTMDMEHQQQMVELEQTHQEKVLYLLNQLQSKPICSESDETKQKDEESLKEKELLQRLKVQEEEIEKLRELSEQNQKLVEQNEQYRQKLSLLHLASGKKVLVPTTNNENSLEDSFEYIPPKPKTKRFTTAKASQSTAIKVEELISPSEDENDEEEEEWCPEKAEKGRRISKKTKATGCACKGRCVNKQCRCRKGKMTCGENCQCDHGKCRNMDKQVPAEDVSQTDSLSTDSGSLQEQTSVSPDNSTFFKPPSCTPTKKVLKEIGDMGHASADLKLVRKPLLPEEEEEEDDFEDRTTVSFLKKKKRLLTSFQNSFFSGCTPIREES from the exons ATGACGAACGAGGACGCTAAGGTGATCCCGGTGCGGGTTGCCTTGCGGTGTCGCCCGTTGGTACCTAAAGAAATCAATGAGGGATGTCAGTGCTGTCTCACCTTTGTGCCTGGGGAGCCACAG gtgatcgTTGGCACAGAGAAGGCGTTCACCTATGATTATGTATTCGATCCGACTGCTGAGCAAGAAGAAGTGTTCAATACGGCCGTGTCCTCCTTGTTGAATGGGCTTTTCAAAG gTTACCATGCCACAGTTCTTGCATACGGACAGACGGGATCAGGGAAGACCTTCTCCATGGGAGGAACGTACACATCCGCTCAGGAAAACGACCCTTCAGTCGGAGTTATCCCACGAGTTATTCAACGGATCTTTAAGGAGCGAGAGAGCAGGACGGACTGTGAATTCTCTCTGGCAGTATCCTACCTGGAG ATCTATAATGAAGATATATTGGACTTGCTGTGCGCGTCTAAAGATAAACCCTCCCTCAGCATTCGGGAAGACCCTAAAGAGGGAATTAAG ATTGTGGGTTTAACTGAGAAGCAGGTATTCTCCGCCTATGAGATGGTGGGTTGTCTGGAGCTCGGAAATTCAGCTCGGACTGTCGGTTCCACGGCAATGAACGCCGCTTCTTCACGCTCACATGCCATCTTCACCATCACTCTGGAGCAACGCAGAGGGACAGACAA AGTCGATTCGGTTGTTTCAAAATTACACCTTGTGGATCTGGCTGGCTCAGAGAGGCAAAAGAAAACCAAAGCGGAGGGAGATCGTTTAAAGGAAG GCATCAGCATCAATCgtggtcttttgtctttgggtAATGTGATCAGTGCCTTGGGGGATGAAAGCAAGAAAAATGCCTTTGTTCCTTACAGAGACTCCAAACTCACCCGTCTGCTTCAAG aTTCTTTGGGAGGCAACAGCCACACTTTGATGATCGCGTGCATCAGTCCTGCAGACTCAAACATGGAGGAGACCATCAACACCCTGCGATACGCTGACAGAGCGCgcaagattaaaaacaaacctgtcGTCAACGTTGACCCCAGAGCTGCAGAAATGAGCCGCCTGAAACAACAG GTCCAGGAGCTGCAGGTGATGCTACTTCATGCCCGTGGAGGAGTGGCTCCCGTTCTCTCTGG GCCAGAGTCTGCAGAGAATGTGACTAAGCTGCTGGAAAGGATCCGCAGCCTGCAGGACGAGAACAATAAACTAAGCAGGGAGCTGAGCGAGGCGGCCGGACAAACTGCCTTTATGTTTGAGAAAATCATTATG ACCGAACAAGCAAACGAGAAACTGCAAAGCAAACTGGAACAACTGCGGCACCACGCGGC atgtaCTGTTGATCTTGAGAAGATCTTGGAGACACTGGAGGACCAGGAGTTAAAGGAGAACGTCGAGGTGATGAAGAACCTGCAAGACGTCATCTTGGAGCTCAAG aatGAGAGCGCAGGCATCGCCGCCTCCATCGAGGCTATGGCTGCAGGAGATGACGGACCAGAGACGTCTGGGAACGGCAGCACTAACGCAGCAGATGACTCGCCATCT GATGTTACTGGCCTCGCCGGTAAGGAGTCCCCGGAGGCTTTTACAGCCCATCATGCACTGCGGCAGGCCCAGCTCTCCAAGGAACTGATCGAGCTGAACAAAGTGTTGAGCTTGAAGGAAGCGTTTGTGAGGAAAATGTGCCAGAACGACACCCAGTTAGAGCCGATGCAGTCGGAGGACAAG AAAAACTTTCAAACTCTTCAGTCGGCGGTGGATTCActgcagaaagagaaggaggaccTGGTTTTGGCACTTCAGTCTGCAAAGAAGGACACCAACCAGGCTAA GCTTAGCGAGCAGCGGAGGAAGAGACTGCAGGAGCTCGAGGGCCAGCTCGTcgacatgaagaagaagcttCTCGAGCAGTCCAAACTGCTGAAACTCAAAGAGTCCTCTGTGCAGAAAGTCAGCAAGCTCATGCAGGAGATACAG GCTATGAAGACCCAGCGTACGCAGCTGATGAGGCAGATGAGGGAGGACTCTGACAAATTCAGACAGTGGAAGAGCAAGAAGGACCGAGAGGTGCTGCAGCTCAAGGAGAAG GATCGAAAACGTCAGTACGAGTTGCTTAAACTCGAGAGGGATTTCCAGAAACAGGCCAGCGTTCTGCGCCGTAAAACCGAGGAG GCTGCAGCTGCAAACAAGCGGCTGAAAGATGCTCTCCAGAAGAGAAGTGAGGTCGCAGAGAAACGCAAAGATGCCCAAAAGAAAGGGATGGACGGGGCTGCAGCGAGAATGAAG ACATGGTTTCTCAATGAAGTGGAGGTTATGGTCAGCACAGAGGAGGCCCGACGCCACCTCAACGATCTGCTGGAGGACAGAAAGGTCTTGGCTCAGGAGATCAACCACCTCAAACAGCAGATGGAGGCAGGGGAGCGACCCGCTGCCAAAATCAGG CGTCGGACACTGATCATCTCTGAGCTGGAGACTCAGGGGGCGCTCGAAACACCTCTGACCAAACAGGTGGAGAACCTGGAAACAGAGATGGGCCTCAG GAACGCTCAGATCGCTGACCTTCAGCAGAAAGTTCTCGTCGCAGACGGCGAGAGCCGCCTGAAACAGCGCGTAGACGGCATCACAAGCATCGTCGAAGCCAAGTACGGCCTCAAAGTCCTGATGTCCGAG cTGGTGTCGGCCAAAACAGCCAGTGCCAAGCTGGAGAGCGAACTGAACCAGGAGAAGGTGAACTCACAAGATTTAAGGAAGATGCTGGTCGACGAGAGAAACGTGATGTTGACGATGGACATGGAGCACCAGCAGCAGATGGTGGAACTCGAGCAGACGCATCAAGAGAAG GTCCTTTACCTCCTTAACCAGCTGCAGAGCAAACCTATCTGCAGCGAGTCGGACGAAACAAAGCAGAAAGATGAGGAGAGTTTGAAGGAGAAGGAGCTTCTCCAGCGCCTCAAAGTCCAG GAAGAAGAGATCGAAAAGCTGCGAGAGTTAAGCGAGCAGAACCAGAAACTGGTGGAGCAGAACGAGCAGTACAGACAG AAACTCTCACTGCTTCACCTGGCGAGTGGAAAGAAAGTCCTCGTGCCGAcgacaaacaatgaaaacagcctAGAAGACTCGTTTGAGTACATTCCTCCAAAG CCGAAAACAAAGCGCTTCACCACGGCCAAAGCATCCCAGAGCACGGCCATCAAAGTGGAAGAGCTGATCTCTCCGAGCGAGGACGAGAatgacgaggaagaggaggagtggtGTCCAGAGAAAGCCGAGAAGGGACGAAGAATCTCAAAGAAAACGAAAGCAACTGGG TGTGCGTGTAAAGGTCGCTGCGTCAACAAGCAGTGCAGGTGCCGCAAAGGGAAGATGACCTGTGGGGAGAACTGCCAGTGTGATCACGGGAAATGTCGAAATATGGACAAGCAGGTGCCTGCAGAG gacgtgagtcagacagacagtctttCTACAGACTCCGGGTCTCTTCAAGAGCAGACGTCTGTCAGCCCCGACAACTCCACCTTCTTCAAGCCGCCGTCTTGTACACCAACCAAGAAG GTTCTCAAAGAAATCGGAGACATGGGACACGCCTCTGCAGACCTGAAGCTGGTCAGGAAACCTCTTTTGcccgaggaagaggaggaggaggacgacttTGAGGACAGAACAACAGTGAGCTTcctcaagaagaagaaaagactcCTGACGAGTTTTCAGAACAGTTTCTTCTCCGGATGCACTCCCATCAGAGAGGAGTCTTAG